The following coding sequences lie in one Chionomys nivalis chromosome 8, mChiNiv1.1, whole genome shotgun sequence genomic window:
- the LOC130880133 gene encoding UDP-glucose 6-dehydrogenase-like, with amino-acid sequence MEKGRAADLKYIEACARRIVQNSNGYKIVTEKSTVPVRAAESIRRIFDANTKPNLNLQVLSNPEFLAEGTAIKDLKNPDRVLIGGDETPEGQKAVGALCAVYEHRVPKEKILTTNTWSSELSKLAANAFLAQRISSINSISALCEATGADVEEVATAIGMDQRIGNKFLKASVGFGGSCFQKDVLNLVNLCEALNLPEVARYLQQVIDMNDYQRRFASRITDSLFNTVTDKKIAILGFAFKKDTGDTRKSSSIYISKYLMDKGAHLHIYDPKVPREQIVVDLSHPGVSADDQVSRLVTISKDLYEACNGAHALVICIEWDMFKELDYERIHKKMLKPAFIFDGRRVLDGFHNELQTIGFQIETIGKKVSSKRIPYTPGEIPKFSLQDPPNKKPKI; translated from the coding sequence ATGGAGAAAGGCCGGGCGGCAGATCTGAAGTATATCGAAGCTTGTGCTCGACGCATCGTGCAGAACTCAAATGGGTACAAAATCGTGACGGAGAAAAGCACAGTCCCCGTGCGGGCAGCGGAAAGCATCCGCCGTATATTTGATGCCAACACAAAGCCTAACTTGAATTTACAGGTGCTGTCCAATCCTGAGTTCTTGGCAGAGGGCACAGCCATCAAGGACCTAAAGAACCCAGACAGAGTCCTGATTGGAGGGGATGAGACCCCAGAGGGCCAGAAAGCTGTCGGGGCACTCTGTGCCGTGTATGAGCACAGGGTGCCCAAGGAAAAGATCCTCACCACCAACACTTGGTCTTCAGAGCTTTCCAAACTGGCAGCAAATGCTTTCCTTGCACAGAGGATCAGCAGCATTAACTCCATCAGTGCTCTGTGTGAAGCGACGGGGGCTGATGTGGAAGAGGTGGCCACAGCTATTGGAATGGACCAAAGGATTGGAAATAAGTTCCTAAAAGCCAGCGTCGGTTTTGGTGGGAGCTGCTTCCAAAAAGATGTTCTGAATTTGGTTAATCTCTGTGAGGCTCTGAATCTGCCTGAAGTAGCTCGCTATTTGCAGCAGGTCATAGACATGAATGACTACCAGAGGAGGTTTGCCTCGAGGATCACAGACAGCTTGTTTAATACAGTAACTGATAAGAAGATAGCCATCTTGGGGTTTGCATTCAAAAAGGACACTGGCGATACCAGAAAGTCCTCCAGTATCTACATTAGCAAGTATCTGATGGACAAAGGTGCACACCTCCATATATACGACCCCAAAGTTCCCAGGGAACAAATCGTCGTGGATCTGTCTCATCCAGGCGTGTCAGCGGATGACCAAGTGTCCAGACTGGTGACCATTTCCAAGGATCTATATGAAGCGTGTAACGGTGCCCACGCCCTTGTTATCTGCATCGAATGGGACATGTTTAAGGAACTGGATTATGAACGGATTCACAAAAAAATGCTGAAACCAGCTTTTATCTTTGATGGGCGACGTGTTCTGGATGGGTTCCACAATGAGCTACAGACCATTGGCTTCCAGATTGAAACAATTGGCAAAAAGGTGTCTTCCAAGAGAATCCCATACACTCCTGGTGAGATTCCGAAGTTTAGTCTTCAGGACCCACCTAACAAGAAACCCAAAATCTAG